One Aphidius gifuensis isolate YNYX2018 linkage group LG5, ASM1490517v1, whole genome shotgun sequence genomic region harbors:
- the LOC122856677 gene encoding BTB/POZ domain-containing protein kctd15 yields MFPSAQIKMRLLSPSSSPATSPTMSNSSSPTPQAPAPVYNQKMTGIPCVAAASRYTAPVHIDVGGTIYTSSLETLTKYPESRLAKLFNGSIPIMLDSLKQHYFIDRDGEMFRHILNFMRNSRLLIPDNFSDLDLLLEEARYFDIAPMCRQLEQLKKERVKNGTTTISPPSPPSQGSHRPPTCRDNDKKLTDAYECVALHVSPDLGERVMLSGGRTLLDEVFPETTQAVIDARSGVSWHQQDTRHVIRFPLNGYCKLNSVQAITRLLNAGFNVVASNGGGVEGQQFSEYLFVRQGNNNT; encoded by the exons ATGTTTCCCAGtgctcaaataaaaatgag aTTGCTGTCACCAAGCAGTTCTCCAGCAACATCACCAACAATGTCaaattcatcatcaccaaCGCCTCAAGCACCGGCGCCAGTATACAATCAAAAAATGACCGGTATACCTTGTGTTGCCGCTGCATCACGTTACACAGCTCCAGTTCATATTGATGTTGGTGGTACAATTTACACATCATCACTGGAAACACTCACAaa atatcCAGAATCAAGACTggctaaattatttaatggaaGTATTCCAATCATGTTGGACTCATTGaaacaacattattttattgatcgAGATGGTGAAATGTTTCgtcatatattaaattttatgagaaATTCAAGATTACTTATACCAGATAATTTTTCTGATTTGGATTTACTACTGGAAGAAGCAAGATATTTTGATATTGCAc cAATGTGCAGACAActtgaacaattaaaaaaagaacgtGTAAAAAATGgtacaacaacaatatcaccACCGAGTCCACCAAGTCAAGGTAGCCACCGTCCACCAACATGTcgtgataatgataaaaaattaacagacgCATATGAGTGTGTTGCTCTACATGTTAGTCCAGATCTTGGTGAACGTGTCATGTTATCAGGTGGTCGTACATTACTAGATGAAGTATTTCCAGAAACAACACAAGCTGTTATTGATGCACGTTCTGGTGTATCATGGCATCAACAAGATACTCGTCATGTTATAAGATTTCCATTAAATggttattgtaaattaaattcagtaCAAGCAATAACACGATTATTAAATGCTGGTTTTAATGTTGTTGCAAgtaatggtggtggtgttgaaGGACAACAATTTtctgaatatttatttgtacgtCAAGGTAACAATAATACCTGA